A portion of the Kazachstania africana CBS 2517 chromosome 2, complete genome genome contains these proteins:
- the KAFR0B07035 gene encoding uncharacterized protein — MKTTTILFSALSLFSVKVSAADSSIDYSALSASKASKASHAAAASSYWSAHSTDPFMISKHSRYESYASAEAASEASAASAHAVRASSYWSAHSTDPFMISKHSKYESWASAESVSSKSAHASRASSYWAAHSTDPSMISKHSQYESWASAESASEASASKSANAAAADFANSSLLGAVALAVSFLL, encoded by the coding sequence ATGAAGACAACAACTATCTTGTTCAGTGCActctctttattttctgttAAAGTAAGCGCAGCTGATAGTTCAATTGATTACTCTGCTCTCTCTGCTTCTAAAGCTTCTAAAGCATCTCATGCTGCTGCTGCATCATCTTATTGGTCTGCTCACTCTACAGATCCTTTTATGATTTCAAAACACTCTAGGTATGAATCATACGCTAGTGCAGAAGCCGCTAGTGAAGCTTCTGCCGCATCCGCTCACGCAGTTAGGGCATCATCATACTGGTCTGCTCATTCCACCGATCCATTTATGATTTCAAAGCATTCCAAATATGAATCATGGGCCAGTGCAGAATCCGTGAGTTCAAAGTCTGCACACGCCAGTAGAGCCTCATCCTATTGGGCCGCTCATTCCACCGATCCATCTATGATTTCAAAGCATTCCCAATATGAATCCTGGGCAAGCGCCGAATCTGCTAGCGAAGCATCTGCTTCAAAGTCAGCTAATGCAGCCGCAGCTGATTTTGCGAACTCGAGTCTTCTTGGTGCTGTTGCTTTAGCTGTGTCCTTCCTTTTATAA
- the KAFR0B07040 gene encoding uncharacterized protein, producing MKLTVQKATTGLGALASTISASSLSPEDIAQLELAVSEYKANAASYMMWGLTADYPMPDGLANIFLTAVHYTDDFYTTLFSNIAMSDMQAIAEALPWNTVYYSSEIASVRAAAASSAQASSVAVNGTSSIATSSAVGINATSSGFEVNGVSTIFVTITDINYNTTTVCDYRSTSSEDAVSTIFISKAEGAATKYETQETTVTVCDEVCESRKSAAAAATAKTSKVAAPTTVAQVTASSASQTVQEQSINGAIKNAVGMGVAVLGAVVLLL from the coding sequence ATGAAACTAACCGTCCAAAAAGCTACTACCGGTTTAGGCGCACTAGCCTCCACTATAAGTGCTTCAAGTTTGTCTCCTGAAGATATTGCTCAATTGGAACTTGCTGTTTCCGAGTACAAGGCAAACGCGGCGTCGTATATGATGTGGGGATTGACTGCAGATTATCCTATGCCAGATGGACTAgcaaatatatttttgacgGCAGTACACTACACTGATGATTTTTACACAACATTGTTCAGTAATATAGCAATGAGTGATATGCAAGCCATAGCTGAGGCCTTACCATGGAACACCGTTTATTATTCCTCAGAAATTGCCTCTGTCAGAGCCGCCGCTGCTTCCTCTGCTCAAGCTTCCTCTGTTGCCGTTAATGGTACTTCATCTATTGCTACTTCTTCTGCGGTTGGTATCAATGCTACTTCCTCTGGTTTTGAGGTTAACGGCGTCTCCACCATTTTCGTTACTATCACTGATATTAACTACAATACTACTACTGTCTGTGACTATAGGTCTACTTCCAGTGAGGATGCTGTTAGCACTATCTTTATTTCTAAGGCTGAAGGTGCTGCCACTAAATACGAAACTCAAGAAACAACCGTTACCGTTTGTGACGAAGTTTGTGAATCCAGAAAGTCCGCCGCAGCTGCTGCCACAGCAAAGACCTCCAAGGTTGCTGCTCCAACTACTGTTGCCCAAGTTACAGCCTCTTCTGCATCTCAAACTGTTCAAGAGCAAAGCATTAATGGTGCCATCAAAAACGCAGTCGGTATGGGTGTCGCTGTCCTAGGTGCTGTCGTCTTATTGTTATAA